The Cyanobacteriota bacterium DNA segment CCTCGGACAGAATTTGACCCATCCCAGCAGTTATGGCAGTACGATGTTACCCCCCGGCAACGACTAGAAAAGGGCAAAACCTATCGGCTGGAGGTGTCTCCAGGATTGCGGTCTGCTAAAGGCAATTTACCCAGTGCTACCACGTTTGCTAGTCAATTCAGCACTTATTCCCCCTTGGCCTTTGAAACCTTAGCCTATGTGGGGCAACCTGGAGAGCAAGAAGCCTATGGACGATTTTTGAAGGGAGCAGCACAACTGGTATTCAATAATCCCTTAGTAGCAGCATCGGTTGCTGACAGCATTCAGATTACACCTGCCCCCAAGCAAGGGATCCCTTTGCTGCAAGCCTATGATGACACGAATGTTATTAACCTGAACCCCTACGCACTGCAACCTCGCACAACCTACAGCATTACGATCGCCAAGTCACTAAAAGACAAATTTGGACAGACGCTAGACAAGCCCGTGACAGTGCAGTACGAGACTGGCGACATTGCCCCAGATCTTTGGGTTCCTAACGGACTGAATATCTTTCCTACTAATAAAAAAGACCTCCAGCTTGCGATTTCAGGCGTAAATCTGCCAGATGCTGCCTATCGGGCTGCCTATCGGGTGTTGAAGCCAACGGACTTAGTTTACTTTGAGGAAAACTCGGCTGGAGCCAGCAAAGCACTCCCCGCCCCCCAAACCTGGGCATCGTTCCCTTTTAAGGCTGACAAAAACCGCACGGGCTATGTGACGGTTAACTTGCAACAGCAGTTGGGCGATCGCACGGGAATGCTGGCCTACGGTGTGCGAGCGCGTACCAGTGCTTACCAAGAAAATGGTAACCAGAAGTGGCGAGAAGGCAAATATTTTGGCATGGTGCAGGTGACCAATCTGGGCGTATTTGCCCAATGGTTTCCCCAATCAGGTTTGGTGCGAGTTAGCCACCTCAGTGATGGTAAAGCTGTGGCCAATGCTGCTGTAGAGGTGTATGAGTCTAAGCTAGAGGCAACATCCCGTCCCCAGCCTGCGCCTTGTGCCACAGGCAAAACGGATGCTGATGGTCTCCTTACCTTCGACAGGGCAGCCTTAAGCACTTGTATGAAGGGCAAATCCAGCTTTGAAGTGGAGCCAAATCTGTTGGTGGTGGCACGGGAGGGGAATGATTGGGCCTTTACTCGCACCAATGACTACACGGGTGCCTATGGCTATGGTATTTATGCTGACTGGCAAGGCACCAAGCCTATCGCTAAGGGGATATTGTTCAGCGATCGTCAACTGTATCAACCGGGCGAAACTGCTTACATCACGGGAGTTGCCTACTATTTGAAGGATGGTCAACTTCAGCGGGATGAGGGTACTGTGTATAATTTGAGCCTAGAGGCACCCGATGGTAAGGTGACGACACTGCCTGCTCAAACCACGACTAAATTTGGCACCTTTGCAGTGACAATTCCCCTCTCGGCTAGCCAGCCCTTGGGTTTTTATAGCCTTAAGGCCACATCTGCCCAGGGTGTAGAGCTGACAGGTGATTTCCGGGTGGCTGAGTTCAAGCCCCCCAACTTCAAAACTGACTTGACGCTATCAGGCGGGATTCCAGGGCAGCCTAGTGCAACGGAGCCAACAATCGTTGCAACGATCGGACAAAAAATCAATGTCGATGTGAACAGTGCCTACCTGTTTGGTGCACCCGTAGAGGGGGGTAAGGTGAACTATTACATCACCCGTCGTCGTACCTATTTCACACCTACAGGCTGGGATGCTTTTACCTTTGGGCGGCAGTGGTATTGGCCAGAAGAGGAACCCCAAGTGCCCACGGAAGTGTTGCAGGCTGAGCAAGTCTTAAATGCCCAAGGGCGCAATAGCCAACAGGTTCCAGTGACCGAGATTCCCTATCCTATGACCTATCGGGTTGATGCCCAAGTGTCCGATGTATCCAACCTGTCTGTTGCCGATTCCAAATCCTTTACAGCCGTACCTGGAGACAAGTTAATTGGGATCCAAACAAATTTTGTAGGGGAAGCGGGTAAGCCATTCGCCATCCAGGTAATTGTTACGGATCCAAGTGGCAGACCGATCGCAGGTGAGCGGGTGCGCTTAGAGTTACAAAGCATGACCTACAACCGGGTTACTCGTGTGTTGGAAGGTAGCCGCGTTCCTCAGCACCAAGTGGAATATAAGACTGTAGCTACAGCAGAGATCCGGTCTGGAACTGCAGCACAGACTGTTACCCTCACACCCACCAGTGCAGGTGTGTACCGAATCTGGGCAAATTTTGTCAACAGGCGTGATGAGCTACTAGCAACCAATAGCCAAGTGTGGGTAACTGGTGATGGCTCGGCTTTCTGGGGCGATCGCTACACTAACAACCGTCTCGACATTCAGCTAGATAAGAAGCAATATAAGCCAGGTGATACGGCTACAGCACTGATTCAATCACCCTATCCACAAGCAGACCTGTACTTTGCAGTGATTCGGCAAAAGGTTCTGTATCAAACGATTATCCCTGTAAATGGCAGTGCACCCCAAGTACAATTCACAGTTACCCCTGACATGCTGCCCAATGCTGCCGTGGAGGCTGTGCTAGTACGTCGGGGACAACCCCTAGAACAGTTGCCCGATGGGAGCCTCAAGAACCTGGTGAAGATTGGCTTTACCCCCTTTACAACCGATTTGAGCGATCGCTATCTGCAAGTGTCTGTGCAGGCCACTCCGTCCCTCAAACCAGGAGAAGAGCAGACCATAGCCCTTGCGCTTAAAGATGCAGCAGGCAAGCCAGCCCAGGGACAATTCACCGTGATGGTGGTCAACGAGGCAGTGCTGCAACTAACGGGCTATCGTCCTCCCAATTTGGTGGAGATTGTTTACTCGTCCCAAGGAATTACTACTCGCTTTGCCGATAACCGCTCAGACGTAATCTTAGCCAAAATACCCTCTCCGCTAGACAAAGGTTGGGGCTATGGTGGTGGGTTCTCTAAGGGATTGGCCAGCACTCGTCTGCGCACAGATTTCAAACCCGTAGCCTATTACAATGGAGCTGTGCCTACCGATGCTAATGGACAGGCGACAGTTAAGTTCAAGCTCCCAGATAACCTGACAACATGGCGGGTGATGGCTGTGGCGATCGGCACTGCACCCATCAGCAGGGCAGTGGAGACTTCTGATGCTACTCCTTGGTTGTTTGGCAGTGGAGATGCCACCTTTGTCACCACTCAGCCCCTCGTGACCAATCCTGTATTACCCCAGTTTGCTCGTCCTGGTGATCGCTTTCTAGCAGGCATTGCTATTACCAACACCACAGGACAAGCTGGAACTGCTGATGTCAGAGCAGAGGTGCAAAATAGTATCCAATTTGAAGAGGGTAAAGGTACTTCTGTAGCCAGCTCACAGACTGCTACATTGAAACTGGCAGCTACAGGCACCCAGCTACAGTCTTTCCCAGTGGTGGCAACTACGGCTGGCGAGAGTACCCTCCGCTTTACCACCAATCTGAACGGGGTTGGTGATGCTTTGGAGGTGACATTGCCTGTGAAGCCATTGGAGGTGACAGAGCAAGTAATTGAGTCTGGTAGTACGGAACAGTCCCTTTCCCTCCCTTTGATAGTGGACAAGGCTACTGATCCCAACACAGGCGGCTTGGAGCTAACCTTGGCCAGCACCTTGATCCCGCAGTTAGTTGCCCCTGGTAAGCAGGTATTGGATGCTGAGCCGCTGCCCCTACTGGAATTGAGTGCTAGCCGATTGGCGATCGCCGCCAACCTAGAAATTCTGCGCAAAACCTACAGCACTGCAATCGGTAGTTTCCAACCGGCCCAGGAAGCAGCCCAGCGCCTAGAGCAACTACTGTCCTTGCAGCGAGAAGATGGTGGGTTTGCCTACTATCCCCAGGCAGAAAACAGCGATCCCCTGGTTACTCCCTATGCCGCTAGTGCAATCGCCCAAGCCCGCAGTGCTGGCTTCTCGGTTGATGGAGAGATGGTCACTCGCCTCACAGCTTACCTACGCA contains these protein-coding regions:
- a CDS encoding alpha-2-macroglobulin family protein, with the translated sequence PRTEFDPSQQLWQYDVTPRQRLEKGKTYRLEVSPGLRSAKGNLPSATTFASQFSTYSPLAFETLAYVGQPGEQEAYGRFLKGAAQLVFNNPLVAASVADSIQITPAPKQGIPLLQAYDDTNVINLNPYALQPRTTYSITIAKSLKDKFGQTLDKPVTVQYETGDIAPDLWVPNGLNIFPTNKKDLQLAISGVNLPDAAYRAAYRVLKPTDLVYFEENSAGASKALPAPQTWASFPFKADKNRTGYVTVNLQQQLGDRTGMLAYGVRARTSAYQENGNQKWREGKYFGMVQVTNLGVFAQWFPQSGLVRVSHLSDGKAVANAAVEVYESKLEATSRPQPAPCATGKTDADGLLTFDRAALSTCMKGKSSFEVEPNLLVVAREGNDWAFTRTNDYTGAYGYGIYADWQGTKPIAKGILFSDRQLYQPGETAYITGVAYYLKDGQLQRDEGTVYNLSLEAPDGKVTTLPAQTTTKFGTFAVTIPLSASQPLGFYSLKATSAQGVELTGDFRVAEFKPPNFKTDLTLSGGIPGQPSATEPTIVATIGQKINVDVNSAYLFGAPVEGGKVNYYITRRRTYFTPTGWDAFTFGRQWYWPEEEPQVPTEVLQAEQVLNAQGRNSQQVPVTEIPYPMTYRVDAQVSDVSNLSVADSKSFTAVPGDKLIGIQTNFVGEAGKPFAIQVIVTDPSGRPIAGERVRLELQSMTYNRVTRVLEGSRVPQHQVEYKTVATAEIRSGTAAQTVTLTPTSAGVYRIWANFVNRRDELLATNSQVWVTGDGSAFWGDRYTNNRLDIQLDKKQYKPGDTATALIQSPYPQADLYFAVIRQKVLYQTIIPVNGSAPQVQFTVTPDMLPNAAVEAVLVRRGQPLEQLPDGSLKNLVKIGFTPFTTDLSDRYLQVSVQATPSLKPGEEQTIALALKDAAGKPAQGQFTVMVVNEAVLQLTGYRPPNLVEIVYSSQGITTRFADNRSDVILAKIPSPLDKGWGYGGGFSKGLASTRLRTDFKPVAYYNGAVPTDANGQATVKFKLPDNLTTWRVMAVAIGTAPISRAVETSDATPWLFGSGDATFVTTQPLVTNPVLPQFARPGDRFLAGIAITNTTGQAGTADVRAEVQNSIQFEEGKGTSVASSQTATLKLAATGTQLQSFPVVATTAGESTLRFTTNLNGVGDALEVTLPVKPLEVTEQVIESGSTEQSLSLPLIVDKATDPNTGGLELTLASTLIPQLVAPGKQVLDAEPLPLLELSASRLAIAANLEILRKTYSTAIGSFQPAQEAAQRLEQLLSLQREDGGFAYYPQAENSDPLVTPYAASAIAQARSAGFSVDGEMVTRLTAYLRKLLANPGEDDYCSDTRCQNRRRLAALIALADLDTPRTDFLSNLYEGRAQLTTSDQVRLARYLSRFPDWQTQATAMAQQLQQVVYDTGRSATVTLASDYWWWVSSPTVAQAEMLRLAIAQNADTTTLSRLVQGLLDQQRQGTWRNTYDTAQALTALVAYVQQQPTPPNFFATATLAGKPIVSAQFQGYQSPSTEKIVPMAELPQGNSNLTLEKAGNGTLHYRVAFRYRLQGNPPGRFDGLRVQRELRLAGRERPIAAYGLTTSAPVTIDAGQIYDVGLQIITDHPVDHVVITDPLPAGFEAIDTSFQTSTPYFQARGDSWEIGYQQIHRDRIVAYADGLEPGIYTLHYLVRAVTPGTFLWSGSEAHRQYAPEEFGRTATSTLVVKPAS